The Hymenobacter sp. GOD-10R genome includes a window with the following:
- the allB gene encoding allantoinase AllB produces MPELAIKSTRTVTPEGLQAALVLVEDGCILDVVPIDTAVDCPVLDVQDLALLPGVIDPHVHINEPGRTEWEGFNTATCAALAGGLTTLVDMPLNSSPVTTSVANLEQKLAATQGQLHTNCGFWGGIVPGNAGEVEGLIARGVLGFKAFLTHSGIDDFPNATEQDLRQVMPILARHGLPLLVHCELTIDDDTWKLGDKRSYQNYLASRPKSWEDDAVALMIRLCEEYNCPTHIVHLSSANSIAPIAAAKAKGLPLTVETGQHYLFFSAEDIQDGQTQFKCAPPIREKANNDQLWEALQAGIIDFVATDHSPAPPDLKQLESGDFTTAWGGIASLQLALPVLWTAAQQRGATLPDLARWLSENPAKLIGQAHRKGKIAKGYDADLLVLDADQSFQVTADLIHHKHNVSPYIGQELRGVVEQTFLKGKPVYQRPTFVQLNQGEIITHF; encoded by the coding sequence ATGCCGGAGTTAGCCATAAAAAGTACGCGCACGGTCACGCCAGAGGGCTTGCAAGCCGCCTTGGTTCTAGTAGAAGACGGCTGCATTCTGGACGTGGTACCCATCGATACGGCAGTAGATTGCCCCGTGCTGGACGTGCAAGACCTAGCCCTGCTGCCCGGCGTGATTGACCCGCACGTGCACATCAACGAGCCCGGCCGCACCGAGTGGGAAGGCTTCAACACAGCTACCTGTGCTGCCCTCGCTGGCGGCCTCACGACACTGGTGGACATGCCCCTGAACTCATCGCCAGTGACGACCTCCGTGGCTAACCTGGAGCAAAAGCTAGCTGCTACCCAAGGACAATTGCACACCAACTGCGGTTTTTGGGGCGGCATCGTGCCGGGCAATGCAGGCGAAGTGGAAGGACTGATTGCCCGCGGCGTGCTCGGGTTCAAAGCCTTCCTGACCCACTCCGGCATTGATGATTTCCCGAACGCCACCGAGCAGGACCTGCGGCAAGTGATGCCAATTCTCGCCCGCCACGGCTTGCCATTGCTGGTGCACTGCGAATTGACGATCGATGACGACACCTGGAAGTTAGGTGATAAACGCTCTTATCAGAACTACCTAGCTTCCCGGCCGAAGAGTTGGGAAGATGACGCTGTAGCCCTCATGATTCGGCTGTGCGAGGAGTACAATTGCCCCACGCACATTGTGCATTTGTCGTCGGCTAACTCCATTGCGCCGATTGCTGCCGCGAAGGCCAAAGGCTTGCCGCTGACAGTTGAGACGGGTCAGCACTACTTGTTTTTCAGCGCCGAAGACATCCAAGACGGCCAAACGCAGTTCAAGTGCGCTCCTCCGATTCGTGAGAAAGCCAACAATGACCAGCTTTGGGAAGCCCTGCAAGCCGGCATCATCGACTTCGTAGCCACTGACCACTCCCCCGCCCCACCCGATTTGAAGCAACTCGAAAGCGGCGACTTCACCACGGCTTGGGGCGGTATTGCCTCGCTCCAACTCGCCCTCCCTGTGCTCTGGACCGCCGCCCAGCAGCGCGGCGCCACGCTCCCCGACCTAGCTCGTTGGTTGAGTGAGAACCCGGCGAAGCTCATTGGCCAAGCACACCGCAAAGGCAAAATCGCGAAAGGCTATGATGCTGACCTTCTTGTGCTGGATGCCGACCAATCATTCCAGGTTACAGCTGACCTGATTCACCACAAACACAACGTGTCGCCTTATATTGGGCAAGAGCTACGCGGCGTGGTGGAGCAAACCTTTCTGAAGGGCAAGCCCGTGTACCAGCGTCCGACGTTCGTGCAACTCAATCAAGGCGAAATAATCACCCATTTCTAA
- a CDS encoding allantoate amidohydrolase, which produces MNTHETRAAHIMRRIQELATISEDTQGITRTFGTPAFVAGRDLVQSWMQAAGLAVRVDSIGNLRVRLTSKNLTAKTFVLASHIDTVVNAGKFDGPLGVLLGLDMLEQLMQQQVQLPFHLELIAFSDEEGVRYHTTYLGSKVVTGAFDQSLLQRRDAKGITLAEAITTMGGNVEQLASDAIPAADWLGYFEVHIEQGPVLWERDIPVAVVTAIAGQQRVEVTFQGMAGHAGTVPMDMRQDALAGAAEFVLAVEQFGLAHKENIVATVGKLDVRNAASNVIPGEVTCSLDLRSADATRLASAYDALYATTEGIVRSRNLVLRWELIQYTAPITCDTALNKKLAQAITESGHEVVSLVSGAGHDAVPISVVSPATMMFVRCFKGISHNPLENVEERDLAATLQVVDRFLSSLISS; this is translated from the coding sequence GTGAATACTCACGAAACCCGCGCCGCCCACATCATGCGGCGCATCCAAGAGCTAGCCACCATCAGCGAAGACACGCAGGGCATCACGCGCACCTTCGGCACGCCAGCATTTGTGGCCGGCCGCGACCTAGTGCAAAGCTGGATGCAAGCCGCCGGCCTAGCTGTGCGCGTCGACAGCATTGGCAACCTGCGCGTCCGCTTAACGAGCAAGAACCTCACGGCCAAAACCTTCGTGCTAGCCTCCCACATCGATACAGTGGTGAATGCTGGCAAATTCGACGGTCCGCTTGGGGTGCTGCTTGGGCTGGATATGCTGGAGCAACTCATGCAGCAGCAAGTGCAGCTACCATTCCACCTGGAGCTGATTGCCTTCAGCGACGAGGAAGGTGTGCGCTATCATACCACCTACCTAGGTAGCAAAGTGGTAACGGGCGCATTTGATCAGAGCCTGCTGCAACGGCGAGACGCCAAGGGCATTACGCTCGCTGAGGCCATCACCACGATGGGTGGCAACGTGGAGCAGCTAGCTTCCGACGCCATTCCGGCGGCTGACTGGCTCGGGTACTTTGAGGTGCACATTGAGCAAGGCCCGGTGCTGTGGGAGCGGGATATTCCGGTGGCGGTAGTGACGGCTATTGCCGGGCAGCAGCGCGTGGAGGTCACCTTCCAAGGCATGGCCGGCCACGCTGGCACGGTGCCTATGGATATGCGCCAAGACGCCCTAGCTGGTGCCGCAGAGTTCGTGCTGGCCGTGGAGCAGTTTGGCCTCGCGCACAAGGAGAACATTGTCGCCACTGTAGGCAAGCTGGACGTGCGCAATGCCGCCAGCAACGTCATTCCCGGCGAAGTGACGTGCAGCCTCGACCTACGCAGCGCCGATGCCACTCGCCTTGCTTCTGCCTACGACGCGCTGTACGCCACAACCGAGGGCATTGTGCGCAGCCGTAACCTCGTTCTGCGCTGGGAGCTTATCCAGTACACCGCGCCCATCACGTGCGACACCGCGTTAAATAAAAAGCTCGCCCAAGCCATCACCGAATCAGGCCACGAAGTTGTGTCGCTGGTGAGCGGGGCCGGCCACGATGCCGTACCCATTTCGGTAGTTTCGCCCGCTACGATGATGTTTGTGCGCTGCTTCAAGGGCATCAGCCATAATCCGCTGGAAAATGTGGAGGAGCGCGACCTAGCTGCCACCTTGCAAGTCGTCGACCGTTTTCTTTCCTCACTCATTTCCTCTTAA